In Sphingomonas panacisoli, one genomic interval encodes:
- a CDS encoding putative O-glycosylation ligase, exosortase A system-associated, with amino-acid sequence MHDLAFVGFLAALMGLALRRPFMFILVYVYIDIVSPQRLTYTLLNSVPISLIAVALAVGSWMLVDRKEDSRVAPRQLLILLLLAWCAVTTMKADFPADALDKWDWVWKALAFAAFLPLTLRTRLRIESLLTFMCLSAASIIIVGGIKTAAGGGGYGSLDLMVTNNSGLYEGSTISTVAIAIIPTILWLGKYGTIFKRDWKVKLFVAALVFACLLIPIGTSTRTGLLCIGLLALLKLRDSKRKVLYLGMIGALGLAAIPFLPTSFTDRMSTIKTYQQDESAATRVAVWKWTWEYVQQHPLGGGFEMYRQNQIRYDIVKADGTKDNAKLDSTLTTDHARAYHSAYFEMLGEQGWPGIILWGLICLGGLFRMEVIRQRYKKAEGDDAWIAPLASALQAGQLLYMLGACFIAIAFQPFMFMLIGAQIGLDTYLKRKRAEISFAPMIKRPKPTDPQPALA; translated from the coding sequence ATCCACGATCTCGCCTTCGTCGGTTTCCTTGCCGCGCTGATGGGGCTCGCGCTGCGCCGGCCGTTCATGTTCATTCTGGTGTATGTCTATATCGACATCGTCTCGCCGCAGCGGCTGACCTACACCTTGCTCAATTCGGTGCCGATCTCACTGATCGCGGTGGCGCTGGCGGTCGGATCGTGGATGCTGGTCGACCGCAAGGAGGACAGCCGCGTCGCGCCGCGCCAGTTGCTGATCCTGCTGCTGCTCGCCTGGTGCGCGGTCACGACGATGAAGGCGGATTTCCCCGCCGACGCGCTCGATAAGTGGGATTGGGTGTGGAAGGCGCTGGCCTTCGCTGCTTTCCTGCCGCTGACGCTGCGCACGCGGCTCAGGATCGAATCCCTGCTGACCTTCATGTGCCTGTCGGCGGCGTCGATCATCATCGTCGGCGGGATCAAGACCGCGGCAGGCGGTGGTGGCTACGGCTCGCTCGACCTGATGGTGACCAACAATTCGGGCCTCTACGAAGGCTCGACCATTTCGACCGTCGCGATCGCGATCATCCCGACGATCCTGTGGCTGGGCAAATACGGCACGATCTTCAAGCGCGACTGGAAGGTTAAACTGTTCGTCGCGGCGCTCGTCTTCGCCTGCCTGCTCATTCCGATCGGCACGTCGACCCGCACCGGCCTGCTGTGCATCGGCCTGCTCGCCTTGCTCAAGCTGCGCGATTCGAAGCGCAAGGTACTGTACCTCGGCATGATCGGCGCGCTCGGGCTCGCGGCGATACCCTTCCTCCCGACGTCGTTCACCGACCGCATGTCGACGATCAAGACCTACCAGCAGGACGAATCCGCCGCGACCCGCGTCGCGGTGTGGAAATGGACCTGGGAGTACGTCCAGCAGCATCCGCTGGGTGGCGGGTTCGAAATGTATCGCCAGAACCAGATCCGCTACGACATCGTGAAGGCGGACGGGACCAAGGACAATGCCAAGCTCGACAGCACGCTAACCACCGACCATGCCCGCGCCTATCATTCGGCCTATTTCGAGATGCTCGGCGAACAGGGCTGGCCGGGGATCATCCTATGGGGGTTGATCTGCCTGGGCGGGCTGTTCCGCATGGAAGTGATCCGCCAGCGCTACAAGAAGGCCGAGGGCGACGACGCGTGGATTGCCCCGCTCGCCAGTGCGCTCCAGGCCGGACAATTGCTCTATATGCTCGGCGCGTGTTTCATCGCGATCGCGTTCCAGCCGTTCATGTTCATGCTGATCGGCGCGCAGATCGGGCTCGATACGTACCTGAAACGCAAGCGGGCGGAGATCTCGTTCGCGCCGATGATCAAGCGGCCCAAGCCCACCGATCCGCAGCCCGCGCTGGCATGA
- a CDS encoding type 1 glutamine amidotransferase domain-containing protein has protein sequence MADLNNARVLMIATDGFENDELFKPRQALIDAGATVTLASITTDPIQGEKGGEKADTITPDLVLGDVDTEEFDALVIPGGVGNPDKMRMQDRAVQIVEEFMDDDKIVAAICHGPWLLVEADVVDERRVTSWPSIRTDLENAGANVVDEEVVVDGKLITSRKPDDIPAFNQAIIAALTEELADA, from the coding sequence ATGGCCGACTTGAACAATGCCCGCGTGCTGATGATCGCGACCGATGGCTTCGAGAACGACGAACTGTTCAAACCGCGCCAGGCGCTGATCGATGCTGGCGCGACGGTCACGCTCGCGTCGATAACGACCGACCCGATCCAAGGCGAGAAGGGCGGGGAGAAGGCCGACACGATCACGCCCGATCTCGTGCTCGGCGACGTCGATACCGAGGAATTCGACGCGCTCGTCATCCCCGGCGGGGTCGGCAATCCCGACAAGATGCGGATGCAGGACCGCGCGGTGCAGATCGTCGAGGAGTTCATGGACGACGACAAGATCGTCGCCGCGATCTGTCACGGCCCGTGGCTGCTGGTCGAGGCCGACGTGGTCGACGAGCGCAGGGTGACGAGCTGGCCGTCGATCCGCACGGATCTGGAAAATGCCGGTGCCAATGTGGTCGATGAGGAGGTCGTGGTCGACGGCAAGCTGATCACCAGTCGCAAGCCCGACGACATTCCCGCGTTCAATCAGGCGATCATCGCCGCGCTGACGGAAGAGCTAGCCGACGCGTAG
- a CDS encoding DUF2167 domain-containing protein has product MKKIVAAGALLLAASAIPAGVVLADPVPAAATASPADQAAFVKTLHKQTGDVTIPTANAVLHLGNKYYFLGPDEAKKVLVDLWGNPPSSVSDVLGLVMPADKSVLENSWGAVITWDDSGYVTDDDADSADYDKIMADMKAGEGATNEERQKAGYPLMHMVGWAQPPSYDKATHSLVWARDFSIVGDKADSLNYDVRILGRKGVLSMNMLWDMPHLAEVRTAAQDFGKVATFASGSTYAEYNSSTDKAAGYGLAGLVGLGVGVAVAKKVGLLALLLPFLKWIAVGALALWGAFKGFVGRLFGRKSDTLEG; this is encoded by the coding sequence ATGAAGAAGATCGTCGCCGCGGGCGCGTTGTTGCTCGCTGCATCCGCCATTCCGGCGGGCGTCGTGCTGGCCGATCCGGTGCCGGCCGCCGCCACCGCGTCGCCAGCCGATCAGGCGGCGTTCGTGAAGACCCTGCACAAGCAGACCGGCGACGTCACGATTCCGACGGCGAACGCGGTGCTTCATCTCGGCAACAAATATTATTTCCTCGGCCCCGATGAGGCGAAGAAGGTGCTGGTCGATCTGTGGGGCAATCCGCCGAGTTCGGTCAGCGACGTGCTCGGGCTGGTGATGCCCGCCGACAAATCGGTGCTGGAAAACAGCTGGGGCGCGGTCATCACCTGGGACGATAGCGGCTACGTCACCGACGACGATGCCGACAGCGCGGACTACGACAAAATCATGGCCGACATGAAGGCGGGCGAGGGCGCGACCAACGAAGAGCGCCAGAAGGCCGGCTATCCCCTGATGCACATGGTCGGCTGGGCGCAGCCGCCGTCCTACGACAAGGCGACGCACTCTTTGGTCTGGGCGCGCGATTTCTCGATCGTCGGGGACAAGGCGGATTCGCTCAATTACGACGTCCGCATATTGGGCCGCAAAGGCGTGCTGAGCATGAACATGCTATGGGACATGCCGCATTTGGCCGAGGTGCGCACCGCCGCGCAGGATTTCGGCAAGGTTGCGACATTCGCCAGCGGATCGACCTATGCCGAGTACAATTCGAGCACCGACAAGGCGGCGGGTTACGGCTTGGCCGGGCTAGTCGGGCTCGGCGTCGGTGTGGCCGTCGCCAAGAAGGTCGGACTGCTCGCGCTGCTGCTGCCGTTCCTCAAATGGATCGCGGTCGGTGCGCTTGCGCTTTGGGGTGCGTTCAAGGGATTCGTCGGGCGCTTGTTCGGGCGTAAGAGCGATACGCTGGAAGGGTAG
- a CDS encoding DNA topoisomerase IB encodes MTRIVYCDDSQPGITRRKVRHGWGYWGADCKRITDRDEIDRLNGVGLPPAYSDAWYCPKPNGHIQAVGWDDKGRKQYRYHPDFRAKQEGEKYERCSVFGLALPKLRARVAADMRKRGHSKERTVAAIVKLLDIGHLRVGNESYAKANKSFGATTLRNRHAKISGGTIKLQYRAKSGKMRELAITDRSLARFVKQCQDLPGQQLFQYVDAEGETHPVTSSDVNDYIREATGCDFTAKHFRTWGASVIAFETLADADHDIGLKTMLEPVTEALGNTPAIARKSYVHPALIELTKTGQEAFRKKLALPRATRYLDRYERGLIAFLQRGAKPRRTVA; translated from the coding sequence ATGACCCGGATAGTCTATTGCGACGACAGCCAGCCCGGCATCACGCGGCGGAAGGTGCGGCACGGCTGGGGCTATTGGGGCGCCGACTGCAAACGCATCACCGACCGCGACGAGATCGACCGGCTGAACGGCGTGGGCCTGCCGCCCGCCTACAGTGACGCATGGTATTGCCCGAAGCCGAACGGCCACATCCAGGCGGTCGGCTGGGACGATAAGGGCCGCAAGCAATATCGCTACCATCCCGATTTCCGCGCCAAGCAGGAGGGCGAGAAGTACGAACGCTGCTCGGTATTCGGGCTCGCGCTGCCCAAACTGCGCGCGCGGGTCGCGGCCGACATGCGCAAGCGCGGGCACAGCAAGGAGCGGACGGTCGCGGCGATCGTGAAGCTGCTCGACATCGGCCATCTGCGCGTCGGTAACGAAAGCTACGCCAAGGCCAACAAGAGTTTCGGCGCGACCACGCTGCGCAATCGCCACGCCAAGATCAGCGGCGGCACGATCAAGCTCCAGTACCGCGCCAAATCGGGCAAGATGCGCGAACTCGCGATCACCGACCGCAGCCTCGCGCGCTTCGTCAAGCAATGTCAGGACCTGCCCGGCCAGCAGCTGTTCCAATATGTCGATGCGGAGGGCGAAACGCATCCGGTCACCTCGTCCGACGTCAACGACTATATCCGCGAGGCGACCGGCTGCGATTTCACCGCCAAGCACTTTCGCACTTGGGGCGCGAGCGTCATCGCGTTCGAGACGCTGGCCGACGCCGACCATGATATCGGGCTGAAGACGATGCTCGAGCCGGTCACCGAAGCGCTCGGCAACACCCCCGCCATCGCGCGCAAATCCTATGTCCATCCCGCGCTGATCGAGCTGACCAAGACCGGACAGGAAGCGTTTCGGAAGAAACTCGCGCTGCCGCGTGCGACACGCTATCTCGATCGTTACGAACGCGGACTGATCGCGTTCCTCCAGCGTGGTGCCAAGCCGCGCCGCACGGTAGCCTGA
- a CDS encoding TIGR04063 family PEP-CTERM/XrtA system glycosyltransferase → MRILHVLDHGLPLQSGYTFRTRAILTAQIARGWQVAAVTGARQGASDVAEETIDGIDFHRTVPPAKSLPVIGEVREIGALARRVAEVARDFRPDVIHAHSPVLDAMAALRVGKAIGVPVLYEIRAFWEDAAVGNGTGTEGSLKYNAIKWLETRAVRRADAVAVICEGLKGDLVSRGIDADKIMVSPNGVDLTLFGEPQPHDAALAAELGLADGDDVVGFIGSFYDYEGLDGLIAAMPPLVANRPNAKLLLVGGGPMEGALRAQAAASPVAGAIRFVGRVPHTEVERYYSLVDVLAYPRKKMRLTDLVTPLKPLEAMAQRRLVAASDVGGHRELIRDGDTGTLFAPDSPSAIADALAVLFADRSGWDARRTRGRAFVEEHRNWSSNISRYVPVYQRLVAARESDQKCLPQSVASV, encoded by the coding sequence ATGCGCATCCTCCACGTCCTCGATCACGGCCTGCCGTTGCAGAGCGGCTACACGTTTCGCACCCGCGCCATTCTGACCGCGCAGATCGCGCGCGGGTGGCAAGTCGCGGCGGTGACGGGGGCGCGACAGGGCGCGAGCGACGTGGCCGAAGAAACGATCGACGGCATCGATTTCCATCGCACCGTGCCGCCCGCCAAGTCGCTGCCGGTGATCGGGGAGGTGCGCGAGATCGGGGCGCTGGCGAGGCGGGTGGCGGAGGTCGCGCGCGATTTCCGGCCCGATGTCATCCACGCGCATTCGCCGGTGCTCGACGCCATGGCGGCACTGCGCGTCGGCAAGGCGATCGGCGTGCCGGTGCTCTACGAAATCCGCGCCTTCTGGGAGGATGCGGCGGTCGGCAACGGCACCGGCACCGAAGGCTCGCTCAAATACAACGCCATCAAATGGCTGGAAACGCGCGCGGTGCGCCGGGCCGATGCGGTCGCGGTGATCTGCGAAGGGTTGAAGGGCGATCTCGTGTCGCGCGGGATCGATGCCGACAAGATCATGGTGTCGCCCAATGGCGTCGATCTCACGCTGTTCGGCGAGCCGCAGCCGCACGACGCTGCGCTCGCCGCCGAGCTCGGGCTGGCCGACGGCGATGATGTCGTCGGGTTCATCGGCAGCTTCTACGATTACGAGGGCCTGGACGGTCTGATCGCAGCGATGCCGCCGCTGGTCGCCAATCGTCCGAACGCCAAACTGCTGCTGGTCGGCGGCGGCCCGATGGAAGGCGCGTTGCGCGCGCAAGCCGCCGCATCGCCGGTTGCCGGCGCGATCCGCTTCGTCGGGCGCGTGCCGCATACCGAGGTCGAGCGCTACTACAGCCTGGTCGATGTGCTCGCCTACCCGCGCAAGAAGATGCGGCTGACCGATCTCGTCACGCCGCTGAAACCGCTGGAGGCGATGGCGCAGCGGCGGCTGGTCGCGGCGTCCGACGTCGGCGGGCATCGCGAACTGATCCGCGACGGCGACACCGGCACGCTCTTCGCGCCCGACAGCCCCTCCGCAATCGCCGACGCGCTTGCCGTCTTGTTCGCCGATCGCAGCGGCTGGGATGCACGCCGGACCCGCGGCCGCGCGTTCGTCGAGGAACATCGTAACTGGTCGTCAAACATTTCGCGTTACGTCCCCGTTTACCAAAGGCTTGTTGCCGCACGGGAATCGGACCAGAAATGTTTGCCACAGTCGGTAGCCAGCGTATGA
- a CDS encoding mechanosensitive ion channel family protein yields the protein MSNTTAAAPAAPKTDLQAQARDFADASYGWFATHWLQILIAVGAGIVLFVALHFVKGLGKRLCARDATHTGWGTIFGRALSKTGNFFIAMAAAQIVVSFAQFAQAPAGVVSVVHFLFTIAAVFQGAIWAREIILGAIEHRTTAEDYHGEALVNAMGLIRVLVSFTLFAIALVLVLGNLGVNVTGLIAGLGVGGIAIGLAAQSIFADLFAAIAIIFDRPFKKGDAITFDKSAGTVERIGMRSTRIRGTAGEARIIGNKKLLDNEIINNTQREFRRIIFTLGVVQTTPVDVMEQLPHLLKDIVEDHEGTFIRAGFVAFGAQSYDFEVQFDSASATMQDMFDLRHSVGLAIVQRFNEDGIGLAYPTQVGLTAEEAGLVQPKRAKKIKESNETIAKPPSSGDTSAADQEGGA from the coding sequence ATGAGTAATACGACTGCGGCCGCGCCCGCTGCGCCCAAGACCGACCTGCAGGCGCAGGCCCGCGACTTCGCCGACGCCTCCTACGGATGGTTCGCGACCCACTGGCTGCAGATCCTGATCGCGGTCGGCGCAGGCATCGTCCTGTTCGTGGCGCTGCATTTCGTGAAGGGCCTGGGCAAGCGGCTGTGCGCGCGCGACGCGACGCACACCGGCTGGGGCACGATCTTCGGTCGCGCGCTGTCCAAGACCGGCAACTTCTTCATCGCAATGGCGGCGGCGCAGATCGTCGTCAGCTTCGCACAGTTCGCGCAGGCACCCGCCGGCGTCGTCTCGGTGGTCCATTTCCTCTTCACCATCGCCGCGGTGTTCCAGGGCGCGATCTGGGCGCGCGAGATCATCCTCGGCGCGATCGAGCACCGCACGACCGCGGAGGACTATCACGGTGAGGCGCTGGTCAACGCGATGGGGCTGATCCGCGTGCTGGTCAGCTTCACCCTGTTCGCGATCGCTTTGGTGCTGGTGCTCGGCAATCTGGGCGTCAACGTCACCGGTCTGATCGCCGGTCTGGGCGTCGGCGGCATCGCCATCGGCCTGGCCGCACAAAGCATCTTCGCCGACCTGTTCGCGGCGATCGCGATCATCTTCGACCGCCCATTCAAGAAGGGCGACGCGATCACGTTCGACAAATCGGCGGGCACGGTCGAGCGGATCGGGATGCGCTCCACCCGCATCCGCGGCACCGCTGGCGAAGCGCGGATCATCGGTAACAAGAAGCTGCTCGACAACGAGATCATCAACAACACGCAACGCGAGTTCCGCCGCATCATCTTCACGTTGGGCGTCGTCCAGACCACGCCGGTCGACGTGATGGAGCAGCTGCCGCATCTGTTGAAAGACATTGTCGAAGATCACGAGGGCACGTTCATCCGCGCCGGGTTCGTCGCGTTCGGCGCACAGAGCTACGACTTCGAAGTACAGTTCGATTCGGCGAGCGCGACGATGCAGGACATGTTCGACCTCCGCCACTCGGTCGGTCTCGCCATCGTCCAGCGCTTTAACGAGGACGGCATCGGCCTCGCTTACCCGACCCAGGTCGGGCTGACAGCGGAAGAGGCCGGGCTGGTGCAGCCCAAGCGCGCCAAGAAGATCAAGGAGTCGAACGAGACGATCGCCAAGCCGCCCTCATCGGGCGACACATCGGCGGCAGACCAGGAAGGCGGGGCCTAG
- a CDS encoding acyltransferase family protein, with protein sequence MTDNRELRALTSVRGIAAWMVVLYHIRLSIAGLPPAWVQFFAKGYLAVDFFFLLSGFVIWLSWGSRLREGGWREASRFLQKRVARIWPLHLVVLGGAVALAVLLAAMGRHDPAEFPFGELPLHVVLLQNWGFTDRLAWNDPAWSISCELAAYLAFPLLVRAVDWRTLPSWLVASAAAAFLVILAAAMSSQPTLGHDIARFGLVRCLTEFAAGSAICALWLRWKSAPRLPALLAFGVSAAAFAGWAIGVPETLAIPFAFASLLLGLALTSGLRGNPLDAAPLHYLGEVSYATYLSHFMLFVVFKLAFVDDAHAVPPMLVALYLAMVLACSVALYHLVERPAQKWVNGFTLPRRRTRALRVG encoded by the coding sequence ATGACGGACAACCGCGAGCTCCGCGCGCTGACCAGCGTCCGCGGTATCGCGGCGTGGATGGTCGTGCTCTATCACATCCGCCTGTCGATCGCGGGCCTGCCCCCGGCGTGGGTGCAGTTTTTCGCCAAGGGTTATCTGGCTGTCGATTTCTTCTTCCTGCTGTCGGGATTCGTTATCTGGCTGAGCTGGGGCTCACGCCTGCGCGAGGGCGGCTGGCGCGAGGCGTCGCGGTTCCTGCAGAAACGCGTCGCGCGGATCTGGCCGCTTCACCTGGTCGTACTCGGCGGCGCGGTCGCGCTGGCGGTGCTACTGGCGGCGATGGGACGTCACGATCCGGCCGAGTTCCCGTTCGGCGAACTGCCGCTGCACGTCGTCCTGCTGCAGAATTGGGGCTTCACCGACAGGTTGGCGTGGAACGACCCGGCGTGGTCGATCAGTTGCGAACTGGCGGCGTATCTCGCCTTCCCGCTGCTCGTCCGCGCGGTCGATTGGCGGACCTTGCCGAGCTGGCTTGTCGCGAGTGCGGCGGCGGCGTTCCTTGTCATCTTGGCGGCGGCGATGAGCAGCCAGCCGACGCTCGGGCACGACATTGCGCGGTTCGGGCTGGTCCGCTGTCTGACCGAATTCGCCGCGGGCAGCGCGATCTGCGCTTTATGGCTGCGGTGGAAGTCCGCACCGCGCCTGCCCGCTCTGCTGGCGTTCGGTGTCAGCGCAGCCGCGTTCGCCGGCTGGGCGATCGGCGTGCCTGAAACGCTCGCCATTCCTTTCGCGTTTGCCAGTCTGTTGCTCGGCCTCGCCCTGACCTCGGGCCTGCGCGGCAACCCGCTCGACGCCGCACCGCTGCACTATCTCGGCGAGGTCAGCTATGCGACCTACCTGTCGCACTTCATGCTGTTCGTGGTGTTCAAGCTCGCCTTCGTTGACGACGCGCATGCGGTCCCGCCGATGCTGGTGGCGCTCTACCTCGCGATGGTCCTCGCCTGTTCGGTCGCGCTCTATCACTTGGTCGAGCGGCCGGCGCAGAAGTGGGTGAACGGCTTCACCCTTCCGCGCCGACGCACGCGCGCACTACGCGTCGGCTAG